One stretch of Syntrophorhabdales bacterium DNA includes these proteins:
- the rpmE gene encoding 50S ribosomal protein L31 codes for MKEKIHPELKKATVKCACGYTFETLSTKDKISVEICGKCHPMFTGREKLMDTGGRVEKFERKYRKKESQEKQNKK; via the coding sequence ATGAAAGAAAAGATTCACCCGGAACTGAAGAAGGCTACCGTAAAGTGCGCCTGCGGCTACACATTTGAGACTCTGTCAACCAAGGATAAGATATCGGTAGAAATATGCGGAAAGTGTCACCCGATGTTCACCGGCCGCGAAAAGCTCATGGACACAGGAGGCAGGGTTGAGAAGTTTGAGCGCAAGTATCGTAAGAAGGAGAGCCAGGAGAAGCAGAACAAGAAATGA